The genomic stretch ATCTGTCTTCACATTCATGTCCCCTTGCAGTATCTATTTAAGTTGACTGTTGTAAGGGAATATGTCTTCCTGCAACTGActaccctcattttctagtgaAAGTCAGTCCCACTTTTCATTCTAAGTAACCTTCCTCGCCAAACCTACCCAATGGGTGAATTGTTAAAGTTCTCTCggcctgaatatgcatgaaatatttgccactgaacagtAATCATTATGAACACTTTATTTTTACcaaatgatttaaaaacaaaaacagatggACAGTGTCGTTAAACtctttatttgaaaaatgaaaaagaaaaacttaGGATTCGGTTTTCAAAAacgatttaaaaaataatttaaaaaaatatgtcagcGCTACAAAGCTGACACCACTTCTACTTTTTACAAGACGTGTTGATGTAAAAACGAACAAGTGTTtgttatttgaattcaaatatgtTTCACGTGACTTGGGGCTGACCCGAAGAATAAAACTTCCATTAGAACGCTTTTATGGTCAACGTATTTAGTAAACTTTATTGTAAAGAAACCTCGTCATTACAGTTTGGTAACATATTTAGCTGTAAAGAATAAAAGAAAACGACTCTTAATGTGAATTTTGAACACGGGTCACCGTTCCGTCAAGTGCATTTGTTAAATGGACGAGGACTATTAAGTCGGAGTACATTAAATGAAGCAGAAAGtgatatttttatgaaattgCTGATATGACCAGTCAAtcataaaatacaataataataaaattccGGTGTATTTTCTATATTTGTATTTTACGACAATTCGGCTAATTTACTCCTGATGGACGGCAGATGGAACATCACATGTCCGGAGCGCGCCAAATTCAATGCGAGAAATCAGTAGCAGACGACCACTAATTCGAAAGTTTTCCTTTGTTCAAGTTATGGCATATGTCACCAGGTTTAGACAAGAATATCTCACAATGATCGAGTCCATGCTGTTGCAAATTTATATCGCCTTATGGACACCAGATATCGTCAATAAAAGAAGTTCGACAGTTGTGTCCTTTTCCCTCCAAATCCCTGGACAGATTGTCTTTAAaagatttttctaatttttggttCTGAACTTTTACTAGTCTTCTGTATTTTGAAAGATGAAGACGATGATGATGATTTCATCGTTAAAATCTTTATAGCGCCGACTTCATTATGAAGACCAGCAATGTGCAGAGTGACCACTCCTATAGTTGTCTCAAGCCCGAAATATACTTATTTGTCTGTCTCGCCAAGTAAGAGCCTGCTACTCCATGAtgttgttggttgctgtctctCTTATCAAATTTTCGGTTATTGTTTCAAAATTACTTAGAGCGTTGGTTTTATCAAACTTTTACGATAACAATTTTAGTGTTCCGATTATAAAACGAGAGTCTGgtaaatttaagaaaaacaaattgaatcTTTAGTTTCGATTTCAAATGTgaactattatagctgactatgcggtattggctttgctcattgttgaagaccgtacggtgacctatagttgttgaattctgtgtcatttggtctcatgtggagagttgtctcattggcaatcataccacaccttctttctTTATATGCAATAAATATCAGTCATTTACAGCATTGATTGAATTATACGATAACGAACAGATGGTTCTATGAATGACAGTTGCCTCGGGATAACCTTGCTGCAACCTTAAACCATGGCATGCTTCAAGCGTACCAAATGGTCGAATTAATGCAAtgctatttatattttaattcctTCATTTCTTGCAAGAACTTGTTCGTGTACAATAAAACCGCAATTCGGAAAATTGCAATATGCTCCAAAAAAATGTACTAATGAAATTAAAACTCTTTGCCATAGGGGTCATGAGGAGACACGTGTGTAAGGTTGTGGGGATCagaatatacatacatgtagtttcttcatttgaaatatcaatttaATTGAATTAATTGAATTGACGTCATTTCTTGTACTGCATCTTTGCTATAGAACAACaacaataaatacattttatatggATAACAGTCGCTGAAATGACATTCTTCATGACATGAAGATCCGTTTTACTTTCGCCGAAAGCAGAATTGAACTATATATCATAATATAATAATAGACTTGGTAACACAATActttaatactttaaaattaCCGGATGATAACGTTGTTGTTGAAAACGTATTTCCCAAAGTATACTTCCCTGTGTTATCAATATCATATTTAAGGAAGTAAATGATTAGATTGTTTAAATCTGTAAAACTATACATGATTTATAGTCTTAAATACACTAGCACTGCAAATAATATTAACCGGATATGTGAGTATCCCAGATTTGATGTAAGGGGCGATCCTGAGAAATAGTAGTTAGAGAGGTTAGAGGGCCATAGTTGGACAAAACATTGACAGTCACTTGTGATTGAACTTGCAAATTACCCTTCTCTCTCTTATTACGAGGGTTCGCCTCAATGTGAATCTTCTCCTGGAATACACGCCACAATATATAGTGCAAAGTTTTGTTATACCTCTGCGCAACATATATTTACTATTTGCCGATTTGACAAAGAATCTGTTGTATATCTTAATTGACGCTTTTCTCAATACAGTTGTAGAGGAACATCAGTGCTGCTCTTACGTTATTGGTACATATATGTGGAACAACATCATGTAAACAAGGGTAGCTCGTATAAAACGGCAATGTTATCTAAAATAACTCAAAGGCAGAAAAGACAAACTTAAGTCCACTAAAAATCACCTCACAGAAAACAATACAGCAAAACCAAACACCAGAGTGAAATAGCATTCTCCAGAAGGTTTCCTATAGTCATCTCTGCTGGTTTTTTTTAGTGCTAAGTTCCGATGATGCAACAAATCTGGAGATGGCACTTAAGTTGACTTAACGATggttaatttgttaatttaatttatatttatcaggCACTCCCTGTATATGACAGAATGTAAAAGACAACATTTTAAGgaccaaacaataaaaaaaagactgAACTTGAGAAGTATGATCAATAGAAATGACACAaccatttgtaaataaaaaaagccCGTTAAAGACAAAGATAAGTTAGGAAGACTCAAAaccagttttgaaaaaaattaagactGAACATACTGTATGGGTCTCCGGAACGTTCAGCAGTTTATGCTTCACTATAACTCGGTTTTtgcaaatagttttttttattgactcGGTTCATCCACCGAAAACTCTACAACAGAACAGATAATGGTTTCGGACGCATGgaatttatatctttttcaaagAGGACGTTTAGTAGAAAGCAAATTATCTAGATCATAAGAAAGAACAATTATTTTAGAACGGACGTTCTGGGTGTTCATGTACTTGCATAAACACGTGTTTGTCCCAATTCAATTTGTTACCATCCAACGCGTTAAAGTCTACAAAGGCAAAAAACATACAGACATGAACTTCATGTACGTTACTTAGCAcaagttattttgttttttacaatgtatataatacGGCTTTTATTGAAAAGGATAGGCGAAATATTCAAACCGTCACGCAAGTCGAAAATAAGTTGAATAGTTTCTGAAGAATATTATACTAAGTATACTAGTATAACAGTCTCAGATAATGTTTGATTCATGTTTATATGTTGCCTCAACGAGACTGTTAGATGAACTTAAATTATGTTTCGAATAGTGTCTGTACAAAATATACTCAAAAACTCTTTATTTACCGTTTCCGAAATAATAGAAAGTGGCTACCTAAAAAGAGATACCTAATGACCATAAGATTTCACATATGAACGCACCATCATGAACATGAAATGCAAAGACAAATCCAAGGGCAGTTTTCGATGTGTCGATGTGATATAAAAATGCAATGTAACAATATAaattcatatgttttatatataataaaattcgtGTAAATAATTTGGCACAAAGTACATTAATTCACCATAAATCTAAGTCTCCAATGTAATGTTTGTCACATGGTCTTTTAATCCAACCAAGTAACCAAATGTTGAATTGTCTGCAACGGTCCTTGATCATTCACATTTAGGACAACGAGTGTTCAAGTCATACAATCCATTAGAATATATTCCACAAAGTTTTAAACTTGAAATGTCcaataaattatttcatctggcaaAAAATGTTCATTCACTTGAAAAGTTCCATATCTTTGAAATtaacatctgaaaaataaaatgtcgataaatataaatttgattgTGACAACATAACAACTCGACTAATGAAAAAGGCATTTACTTTATAAGGGATAACATATTCGAAATATTTGACATGGTTACTTTGATAAATTAGACAAACATATTTTGACAGCATTGCACAGGTGTCTGTTTTCCATCTCGGTTCGCTCAGGGACAATTTTGCCTCGGCTGAAATTTTTTGATGTCATCTGGTTTACATCAATATGTGCCGATATAGTTTAACGCTTATATTGTTCAGTCTTGTTAAAACATAAATTATCCATTATAATTCAAAACATTAGATTTCAACTTACCGAAATATTGACAAGTTCCTGTCATTTTCATCGAAATTGCTTTCATCTTTCGGTATCGGCATTACTTAAAACATTCATTGGAGCCATATCACATTGCCTGTTTTCATCACAGTGACGCTTTTATCACAAGGTATCTCATAGTTTTCCtgtaaacagaaaacaaaatttaaatatttgcacATATTGTAACAAAGTTAACAAGTTACGTGTCGCACAAAATCCTTTTTTGCgtcatttattataaatttaagtAAGTATGCATACGATGAAGTCGACATTGTCTAGATTTATGGATCTAGCATACATGTATGTCAGATAGATTTGGAAGGTTTGAATGTCCGCTTTACGGTCAGCTTAGCGTTAAAACGATAGAAAAAATAATCACTATTCATTTACAGGCTCGTCATTTGAAATGCCTATGAATGATTCTCCATAAAATAAGTTGAAGTAGCCTCTTCCATAATAAATTGATATATGTGGTAGGATTGCAAATTAGACAAAAATTGTCAAGAGTCCAAATAATATAGTTAGAATTTTTAGACCGCCGTACGACCTTGAACAAGATTGGCCAAAACCCACACTGCATAAACCCGACAAGGCAATTTGGATTTAAGCACATTTATACCATAATAAAATCGTActtgaaaaataaaagatatataccATTAACTACAAGTGTTTTCTGTCTTTGTTGAGTCGTAACAGGAAGGACGGTACTTTCTGTTGTTTTTCATACAACACTGGTGACGGTGCTGGTTCACGTCGTAAAAAATTGGCGGGAAACATCGTGTGGATAAAATCTTGTATATTGTGAGTTTGTACGCCCTCTGAATTTGGAAAAcctgaaaataaaatagaaatctataTAGTTCATGAGATTTTTTGCAAGttcaattcaaaccagaaaaaatgtattatttttcaaGAATACAAGTGTTGATATAAgaagatacatttttaaaaagttgagctgttaaaaaaataataattcaaattttttgaaaacatGTTCAATTGTAAAATGTTGATCAGTTTAACGTTGTCCAGTGCTTGCAAGCAAGACATTGCACATTTTACattattaaaaaatgtttctAAAATTGATCTTTGACATCAAAATTATGAAAGATGTatacttaaaaatgttttgtagtATTTGACGTAGAACTGTAAAGAACAAGGTACGCTTTGAAATAATTGACGTCAAACATATAATAACGttgtactttataaaaaaaaatttatttaccTTTAGTTTGCATTCTTTCCATCAACGCCTGGTGGAGTTCGTCAATGTACTTTACAGCCTCTTCAATTACAGTTACCTggaaaataaaatgacaggtgtaaATAATTAGGTTAATCATAGGTTGTTTTCTAATATgtcaaaaatgtaattaaaatcaCCTGTTACGATAACATCAAATTAGTCAACAAATTTGTCATACGAGTTACACTACACCTGTgagattaaacatttttataacagTTCAGGTGTGTTCCTTTATGCTATTTTACgctgtttttatttcaataccGGAACAAATAACGGATTTTACCGCATTTCGAATcaaaattttatagttttttccTTATGATCAAGAAATTCATCACAGCTCCAATATTGCTGCACTACATTCCGCCAATGTATGTCTCTTCAGTGTCACGTGAAGCAACAAcaataaaatcattgaaaacGGATCACAAGTCTCAAGCGAAAAAAGTCAGCAATAGTCAAAACAATTCTCAGTTAACcgcaataaatataaaataattcattcatATCTTACCTTTGACACCTTTTCCTTTTCGGCAATTGACGGTACCATTTGACGTAGTCTTGAATACTCTCTGTCTCTCAGACGTTTGACATGACGTTTCAGGTGCTTCTTGGCAACTTGCTGTGTTGATGATGGCTTTTTGGGTGTAAACTGTTTGACGTTCTGGAAAAAAATAGTAAagttgaaaataatattacatttgtaatgaaaaattggTGTTACTAATGTAAacctttaattttcattaaaaaaaggaaaaagtggtggcttttttttgttgaaaaagttgtcttatttcttttctttttttaaatacttctaatattttaatttaaaagattttctacaaatcagttaaaattattttgttcaacttACCTTcatattgttaaaatttatatttccgACAAGTAAATAATACTGTAAAAATAATAGAGGATCGTTGTAAATTGTATTCCTTTCCTTCAAAGACACTGATTTAACTTAATTTTTCGTCAATGACATTTGGTATTTATGGGAATCTTTGGATGTGATTTGGTTTAAACCTTCCACGTCTAATGAAAAAAAAGTCCGATATAACTTTCTTCTAAATAATAAAACTTCGTCAAAAgtattattataatttgtttCTATTTACTGAAACGAAAAATTAGATATTGTTTTATTGATGAAAATTATGgcaatttatattgtttaaattaagtaTTACTATAATTTACTGAACAGATGTAAAAGTAGTTCTGAAATTAATTCGAGTAGTAATCTCAGGTAAGATGAGCGTGGGAAAGAAATGCATCAAATACGGCTGATTTACATTATTACCTGTGTCAACAAAAAACCTTGATGTTTACTCAAGCATGATACGAGTGTctaacaatatgaataaaagttTTGTAAAGTATTTATTGGTTGTTTAATTAattcaaatcaataataaaatttatatcTTCACTCAACGGTCATGACACTGGCAGTCCGTAACATATGCTGTTTAACATCATTATAATTATTTGCATGTGTAAGCTTAGtgtcaaaatgtcaaatattttatgattttgaatattaaatttatttcaaaacctgttgcacatttttagaatatttatgttataaattataattggtataataatttaaatctaataaataaaaaacaaaacaaaaacaaaaaggttTCGGTTTTAAATTTAAACCTTTCAATTAgacaaattaaatttataaaggaCACActtctttttaaactttatggCATGTTTTCCTACTTTCCGTTTAAGATTTCTAAGTAATTTTAAATAGTTACAGGAAAAAGATGTAAGCTATATAACATATACACAATtataacaataatatatacacaattataacaataataaatacccatataacaaaaatattcacaAATGTAGCAAAACATAAacgcaaatataaaaaaaaatcacatacgCCAATATAGCGAAACATGCGCACATGTAATACGCAAATATAAAACTAACATATACacatatttaaaaacaacatataatacatgtataacaaaaacatttacgcaaataataacaaaaacaatacatATGCAaagttaacaaaaacaaatacgcatataacaaaaacaatatgcaaacataacaaaaacttatttgcaaatatgacaaaaataaaatgcaaatttaacaataaaaatatgcaaatataacaataacatgtacgcaaatataacaataacatgtacgcaaatataacaaaaacaatatgCAATTATAACAAAAGCTTATACgcaaatcgataaaaaaaaataacgcaaatataacaaaacatatacgcaaatataacaaaacattaacacaaatataacaaaacattggCGCAAATATGACAAAACATTTACGCAGAATgctaaatataacaaaatttaacCTTAACgcaaatataacaaaacattaacgcaaatataacaaaacattaaCGCAAATATAACATAACATTAACGCAAATGTAACAAAACATTAACGCAATAATTACTAGAACATATACGCAAAAATTACTAGAACATATACgcaaatatattaaaagtatattcgcaaatattgagaaaaaaaaacatttactaaagATAACAAGAGATTCGTGCAAATGTTATCACCGTGTGCGAAAATTTATTGCCTCggagaaagaaagaaaaagactTAACATTCAACTAATAGCCCACGGAATCCCGGTCTCTAAAAACACAGCAAAGGAcctcctttgtgcacaaaggagcAAAACGGAGCACAAAGGACCCCAAAGGAGTATAATAAGTGCACAAAGGACCTGAAATTGTTAATAAAAGGGGGGAAAGGCATTTCTCACGGAATCCGGGATAGTGTTTGAAACATAGAAATGCACTTTTGAATTTATATCAacttttgattggttgaaatattgtacaacatataaaaaaaaaataaaccatctTAGGTATTTCAATGCAATTATATGACCAtgttgctgttcggtgtgagcgaaggctccgtgttgacggccatactttgacctttaaCTGTCTATctttttttacacattgtgactttgatggagagttgtctcatgggcactcataccacatcttcttatttatatatatgagaaaaaaaaactgaacaaatATACAGACATTTCAGTTTGGACGAACATATTCAGGCATCTCTGCCATATTATTAAAATCTGTTTTGGCCAATATTTTAGACTAATGTGCTATAACTATTGACTCTGCGCGATGCTAGGTGGTGTTTTTGATGAAGTGAGAAGTACAAGTTCCAGCCTCTCTCTCGAACAGGAAGTAAAGAATCCTGAGAAAGAATCAGATCTTCATCCacattattttgttcattttaagcACTTTCTATATGTTTTTATACTTTTGCCGTATGGTAATTGGTAAAACGAAAACATAtaagtattacttttttataGATCTCTGTAAAGATGTATCCTTCTctcgtacgatgacctatagttgttaatttctgtgtcattttggtctcttgtggagagttgtctcattggaaatcataccacatcttcatttttatattaaggaagcattatgaattaatttttatGAGTATTCTTCTTTTCATAAACTTGACTTTTATGTTTTCCGTCCCAATTTACAAATGTAATAACACGATTAAACTGTTACCGTTTAATGATAACGGTGCGATGAAAGACCAAGATCTTTATCCCAATAAATATTTCAACATGCCGTCGGgaaatttcaaaagaaacaaaGTAACGGTCCGTTAATTGAAAGATAACGATATAATTGAGATGACATCATTTCTGTTTACCTGTTTACCTGAGAATATAAAAAGGTGAGATTAGATAGATTATGATCATTGATTCCAAACAGATTTATCAAAGGAACCGCTAAATATTTTAATACCTGTTGACTTTTGTTGTGTGAAAATCACTTAACGGACTATGACTTCCGGCAGATTTTGTCACCTATTTGAATTTGACTTTTCTGGCCGTGAGAATTTACCATGATAGAAGTATTTAAGCAAAGAGTGTGTAAATCATGGAGAATCTATCCGACTCTGTTGTTTGGATTACAAACTTAAGAATTCTCTTTAGAATATTTACATGATTCAATACacgaaccacgaaattaaattaAGATTTGATTACAACTTAATTAACTGTTTGAAAAAAGACAACTTTAGACAATTTTATTTTTGCCGTGTTTTATGTTACTTATTTATTGAATGCCTTGGATTCTTTGCCAAATATTGGGCGCCACTTTTAGGTCGGAATAGGGACGTTCATTCGATGCCCTTGTATAGGACTATAGTCTGTCGTTCTATTAAGCTAATCCTCGATTACTTCATTACTCGCAAGTAGGAGAAATCGATTACGGGGAGGAACAGAATTTTTCGGGTTACATTACGTGAATAAGTAATTTGGTGTTCGTTGGCATAGTCCAAGACGTATACTACAATGGGTATTATGTCTCTGTgacattcgtctcaactcggccgattccgtaccctcaatGAGattagcggattctaccgaggattgccgaatggtcTCTGTGACAGTATAGTCTATGATCTTAATACCGAGGAGacgttattaaaaaaatattctttttgtcAATAGCACTAAATCGTTGCGTATATTATAAATTTCAGTACGAATTACAATGTCATGACACATTAGAaataattctcaattttataaatttatttataaaattctgCTATAACTGATTTTGaatataacaaatacaatttatCATTACAATTAAAAGGGTCTTAcgaatattaaataaacatatacatgtagttttatgtagaaaaaatattttcttttgtgtCTTTAGTTTGTTTTAAGTTGCACACATCAAGCAACAAACAATTACGACATGTCTTCTCGATTTCAGTGGAAAAATCACAACTGTAGTTAAAGTCTGTCATTTGTAGTTTaagtctgtcattttcccataCATTCTTGTATGATGCGACACATGCTCTTGTTTACAGCAAAATATTCGTGTGAAAATGTTCTGTTCGCATTTCGCACACGCGCCGCAGTTATTTGATCTCGTGGTGGCACGACGTTTTGCACGTGCCATACTTAAATTAGAAGCTCGACGTAAGCGTATCATTACGATTAAAACCATTTTTACGGCTGAGGAGATGACTTTATTGTTGTACAATCTCTGTAATCGTTGGTAAtagttttgtttctttaaatatcGGAATAAActaagaaaagaaaaattaagTCCATCCAAAGTTTTTCTTATTCAGAATTTCAGCATTCTTGTATGTGTATATTTTGTagcaatatatacaaacataaaattataaattataagaaTATGAATAATGATTGGATTAGGATAAAGACAGTCATATGCATTATATGACGCAAATAAGAAACAATGTATTTTGTTCTCTTTTTGGCGGAAATTGCTCCCTAGAATCAAAAGATTGTATTCCGTATCAAACCTATAAGTTAAGAGTAAACAGGTCAGATTTTTCAGTgataaagagagaaaaaatactTCCTACTCAACTTCTTTTAACACCAATCgtatttgaattataattttCCCGTTTTATTTCCGTAACCATACTGCACCCGGCCCATTGCAccataaaaagggggggggtgacTGGGCGCTCATAAACCATACTGCACCCGGCCCACTGCGCCATCAGGGGGATGGCTGGGCACTCATAAACCATACTGCACCTGGCCCACTGCACCATCAGGGGGGATGACTTGGCGCTCATAAACCATACTGCACCTGGCCCACTGCACCATCAGGGGGGACGACTGGGCGCTCATAAACCATACTGCACCATCAGGGGGGACGATTGGGCGCTCATAAACCATACTGCACCCGGCCCACTGCAACATCAGGGGGACGACTGGGCGCTCATAAAACATACTGCACCATCAGGGACTGGGCGCTAATAAACCATACTGCACCATCAGGGTGGACGACTGGGCGCTCATACATCATACTGCACCATCAGGGGGGATTGGGCGCTCATAAACCATACTGAACCCGGCCCACTGCACCATCAGGGGGGACGACTGGGCGCTCATAGACCATATTATTTATATGCTGTTCCTAATCAGGAGTCTTCAATTCAGTTGTTTGGTGTCagctatatttgatttgttttattgttgagAATAaataagactgttggttttcttgTATGAATGGTCAACCATTTGGTCGTTCAGAGTCCTTTTATGGCTTATGGTTGAAGCAGTATGGTGACCTAAATATACGGTTTGGTCCTCTGGCCTCAGGCCTCTGGAAGATATGGTTGTATTATTGATGATCATAGAACATCTCAATttcttaatacaaaatatataaattgagcAAAACAACGAACATATCATATTACTGGATAGCATAAATTCTGAAGACTGCTTTTAATCGCAATATAATACTAAATTGTTTacctttcatttttgaaaaataagataattgaaaaaaatatttattttcttttcaatagGTCATCAATTTGAgtacaataataataaaattaaacaagtCCACTTATCTAAATGGACAAGTGTTATCTGTTATAAATCAGACTGGGTTTTCCTCAAGGGTGTCTAATTTCCTGCTTTCAGAGATAATTTCAATGAGAA from Mytilus edulis chromosome 7, xbMytEdul2.2, whole genome shotgun sequence encodes the following:
- the LOC139482319 gene encoding uncharacterized protein → MKNVKQFTPKKPSSTQQVAKKHLKRHVKRLRDREYSRLRQMVPSIAEKEKVSKVTVIEEAVKYIDELHQALMERMQTKGFPNSEGVQTHNIQDFIHTMFPANFLRREPAPSPVLYEKQQKVPSFLLRLNKDRKHL